In bacterium, one DNA window encodes the following:
- a CDS encoding HsdR family type I site-specific deoxyribonuclease, whose protein sequence is MAPLTESTVEEATLSWLEQLGYLTAFGPDIAPGELAAERQDFGEVILEARLRDALARLNADLPAEALEDAYRKITRITAGTLTERNRLFHNGLVNGVTVEFRRDDGSIAGAQARLIAFDDPEENDWLAVNQFTVVENKHNRRPDVVVFINGLPLAVIELKNPADEKADIWTAYNQFQTYKEQIPSLFVHNDGLIISDGLAARVGTLTSDRSRFMPWRTIDGTELASPALPQLEVLVKGVFDQRRFLDLLRYFIVFEKEKSGTHTKKMAGYHQYHAVNKAVETTVAATRPSGDRRAGVIWHTQGSGKSLTMAFFAGRIVLHPEMENPTIVVITDRNDLDDQLFGTFARCGDLLRQDPQQADSREHLRRLLQVSSGGIVFTTVQKFFPEEPGGKHPPLS, encoded by the coding sequence ATGGCCCCTCTCACCGAATCCACCGTCGAAGAAGCCACCCTGTCCTGGCTGGAGCAGTTGGGGTATCTCACGGCCTTCGGCCCCGACATCGCCCCGGGCGAACTGGCGGCGGAGCGACAGGACTTCGGCGAAGTCATCCTCGAAGCCCGTCTCCGCGACGCCCTCGCCCGGTTGAACGCCGATCTCCCCGCCGAGGCGTTGGAAGACGCCTATCGAAAGATCACGCGCATCACCGCCGGCACGCTCACCGAGCGCAACCGTCTTTTTCACAACGGGCTGGTCAACGGAGTCACTGTCGAGTTCCGCCGCGACGACGGCTCGATTGCCGGGGCCCAGGCGCGCCTGATCGCCTTTGACGATCCGGAGGAAAACGACTGGTTGGCGGTCAACCAGTTCACCGTGGTCGAAAACAAACACAACCGCCGCCCCGATGTCGTCGTCTTCATCAACGGCCTGCCGCTGGCGGTGATCGAATTGAAAAACCCGGCCGACGAAAAAGCCGACATCTGGACCGCGTACAACCAATTCCAGACTTACAAGGAACAGATACCGTCGCTGTTTGTGCACAACGACGGCCTGATCATCTCCGATGGCCTGGCAGCGCGGGTCGGCACGCTCACATCCGACCGGTCCCGCTTCATGCCCTGGCGCACGATCGACGGCACGGAACTGGCCAGTCCCGCCCTGCCCCAACTGGAAGTGCTGGTCAAGGGGGTCTTCGATCAACGCCGGTTCCTCGACTTGCTGCGTTACTTCATCGTCTTCGAGAAGGAAAAGTCGGGAACGCACACCAAGAAGATGGCCGGCTACCACCAATACCACGCGGTCAACAAGGCGGTCGAAACGACCGTGGCCGCCACGCGCCCCTCCGGGGACCGTCGCGCCGGCGTCATCTGGCACACGCAGGGTTCGGGCAAGAGTCTGACCATGGCCTTCTTCGCCGGCCGGATTGTCCTCCATCCGGAGATGGAAAACCCGACCATCGTGGTGATCACCGACCGCAACGATCTCGACGACCAGCTCTTCGGCACGTTCGCGCGCTGCGGCGACCTGTTGCGGCAGGACCCGCAGCAGGCGGACAGCCGCGAGCACCTGCGGCGGCTCCTCCAGGTGTCATCCGGCGGAATTGTCTTCACCACGGTGCAGAAATTCTTCCCGGAGGAGCCCGGCGGCAAACATCCGCCGTTGTCG